DNA from Musa acuminata AAA Group cultivar baxijiao chromosome BXJ1-5, Cavendish_Baxijiao_AAA, whole genome shotgun sequence:
CTCCATAATAGCACTGACAATATCTCCATTGTTTGTCTTTAGAGCTTTGACAGCCTTTGCTCTGGACACACCAGCCTGTGTCATGACAAGATCAATGTCCCGAGGTTCCagtccactctcatcaacttcctCTACTTCCCCCCCAGTCGTTGCACTAGAAGATACGTCCACCTTAGCCATCTTGTTGCTGAGGTCCGGAATCCTGAATTGTTGAGCAGCTTGGGTTTGCAGCTGGGAGCTCAGGTCCTCTATTTTTGCCTCTCCGAAGATGACATATGTATCAGAATTGGGGCTCTTGAAGACATCAGGTTTTGAGATGACAAACAATATCTAGTTGACAGAAAAAAGGAATAAATGTAGTGGCAATGAGAATTTACAATGAAAACAACTGTTACGGTAAAACTTGTAATATTAATTTCCATAAGTGCTAACTAAACCTAGAAGATAACTGACTCCATATCATAGAAATATAGTTTGTAGAAGCTTCTCATCAAATTGTCAACTTCACACAATTCTTTTACATGCCAAGCAAGCTGGAGCATTTAGCAAGCTACAGGTAAGGTTTGTGATGGCTGGAGATTCATCATTTTTACTTGTGATCAATGTGATTTAGTCCAAGAAGAACTTCAATGATTATTATCACCATGAGCTTTGAATATTGAATTACTGTACCTTCACCTAGACCAGAAGATAATTATAGTAATTATGTTGGTAGAATGTTTTTTGATGTTAGATCCATCTTTCTGGAATTTTTAGCATACTtacatttttgtttctctttatagTAACTCTGCTGACTCCTGTGACAGGTTTCATCCCTAGCTTCAACATCGCCTTGCGGCTCTTTTTCTCGCTCCTGCTCTGCTTAGTGGTGGTGTCATTTCCACTTGCTCCATGGTCACCTATTGagtaaagaaaacaaaagaaaatcctACAGGCTCATTAAATAGGTCAAACCATATAACCCTCGTAACAATTTTTAAACACAGATTATGCCTTCTCATAATGAACTCGAGTAGCAGCAATTTGTGGATTAAAAATAAAGAGTAGACAAATTGGTTATGTCACCTAAGTGACACAAATTaaacctttgacaaacttaagctgCATTATCATACAAAGCAGCAGCATGATTTGCCAAGTTAAAAATTATAGTGGACTCTATATCAAGAAAATAGGTTGAGCCACATTAATCTAGTTTATATCAGAGATTGTGGTTCTCCTATGAAACTTCCTTCCCATCCTCACCGATGGAACATGGAATGCTGCTTTACATTTGGTTGATTACTCTGCAAATACTCTGGCTAAAGAAGATCAAGAATGTCAAGGATACTGTCAGGGCATGGGCCAAAAACAATGTGGCCGAATGCAGGAAGAACTAAAGAGGTTGCTagtaaaagtgaatgctttagtcaAACTTGGCATGTCTAATAGTTAGGACATGCGATACAGATTATGGCTAAGATTTTAATGAAAAAGGCTACTTACACTGGTGTAACTAGCCTTGTTAATTTTGTCTTTGGCATGAAACGTGTTGAAGTCCATTAGCATCACCACGGTTTGTATATAAACAGTTACGACCATACCCAGGACTGAAACAGAGAGCAGCAAATATTAACAGAGGAATCCACAATCCAATTTCTCGGACCCCTCCCTCTTCTTTTTGAATCGAAAGCAGAGGTATTAAAGTATTAAAGAAATCATCATCTCTCACTCCCATGTCCTAACTGGTAGAGGTATCGATTTTTCCCTTTCTTCTTGGATGGCTCTTCTCCACTTTTATCTCCCTTATGAGAGAGTATCCAAACAGAGAtaaatatctttaattttttttttatagagatGTGAGCAAAAGCTCAACACATCTATGTTTCCTAATCAAGGTGCGATTCCAACTTCCCCTTGCTCTCTTGCATCTCTAACAAGTTCATCTGAACAACCACTAGAATTCGAACCACTCGAGCAATTACAAAACCCTAAAAGAGACCCATTTCTGCAACAGCCAAATCGATGCCGTCCAAATTGAGGTCCAAAATCTCTGGAAAAATGTGACATAAAGGAGAGGATGGAGTACGAGAGAGAGTGTGTGCAAGTTCACCTTCGGTGCCGCCGccgtcatcatcgtcgtcgtcggcgTCCTCGTTGTCGCTGTCATCCTCCTTGACGTCCTCGACGATGGGAGCGTCGTCCTCCTGCAAAGACCCTCATTATGCTTCCACAATGTAGAAACGAACAACGGTAATTCGAAGTGAAAGGGCAATGTGAGTCAACGGACCTTTCGCTCTCCCTGTTGTTgttcttgcagctgctgctcctcctcctcctcctcctgtttcTCTTGGGCGGAGAGGAGCTGCTCTTCTTCGCCGTGGACTACCGGTCCGGGCATCTTCGCTCCCGCGGCTCTCTCGCCGTCCGCACAATGGCTTTGGATAAAGAGAACGTGGATTTGTATGCGGGGATGTTATCGGGTTTGATTATCTGGGCCCGAACCAATAAACCTGCGGATCCAGAAATGACGATCCATATACTATATATCGGGTTGGGTATCAGATTTATACACGTTACCCGGTATAACATTTGTTAGACACATTTATGGTTAATGGATCCTAATTAAAGATCCATGTTTGGATTAGGTGAGTTGAAGAGCATTTATAATTAATGCATATAGAGTCTCATCAACGCTTCGTGACATGGAATTAAATGCCGAGAAAGAAATATCttttatcaaataaataaatgaatctaTCTAATAAACTTGTAGATAAGAACAAGCTCAAAAACTAATCGACAATAGTTATAGATACCCATGGTGTCGTTGTTCTTAGATGATTTTGCATATCTATCTATTCGTCAAATATTTAAATTCTTCGTATACATCACAATTTTTAGCATTCATTTAATGAATCTTGGTTACTATCGGTTTCACTTATTATTTGACTCATTCTTTTCTGATATTTTAAAAGGATGTCAATTGGAGGAGATTCAATATTATTATACTGATGGTGAGTTGATGAATACTAATTACAATGATTTATTCTATTTAAAAGATATATACTAATTAAATTTAGAGGGTTAATTAAATATGAAATCACAAACTTCAGAGGAACAtaattacatgctttatttcattTGGAAATTActacaaacatgattttttttttcccattttGGCATCCTCACTTTGTTTTTTGCTGTTAGAAAATTTTCCTCTccactctttttttttatttttaaatattatcattgttgttgttgtaattgaGATGACTTGGTCTTCATGACTAAAATTAAGAACTTTATTTTATTAACTAATGTTAGGTATCTCTATTGAGACATTTGATTAATCAGTGCATTGTTCCACAGTTGATAAACATCATGCATATCATTAAATAtaacaaaattttatttcaatctattttaaaaaaaattagtgttAGATAAACATGATTTTCATCGTTTGGTGTTCTCACGTTTTCTTCATTTAAATATTTTCCTCTCAATTTATTTATATTCTTTACTTAAAATCATCATTGTAGGGTTTAATTATTATGATTAGTAAAAGGGGCTCCGACTCATTAAGTATGGGTAGGTGGAGATGGGCACCATTGAACAGAAGAAGAAGGGACCGAAAGAGATCCCACTTGAATAAGAAAATTGTGCTCATTTAGATTCGACTCTGAACTCTCCTAAGAAATGTACTTCACTTACACCAAGTACTAAATCAACTGGAATGTGATTTGCAATGTGATCCATCCTCTTTATATCCGTCCTCTCCCATAGGAATATAAGAAAGATAAGAAAAcagaagagaaaaagagagacgAACGAGTCATCTACTGTAAAAAGAAGTTCATGCATTCTGAGAGAAACAACATGACAGCAAAACCCTATTCATGGATGAAGACTAAAAGCCATGAAATATCTGAAAGTACAGATGAACTTTTAATTTCCTGCAAGCCTAATATTATCACTAGTAATTTAACCGCACAAATGATAGACCGAAGTTTCACGACAAGTGTTGTCACAAAATGCACGAGTTGCCAAGTGACATGACGAGCAAGCAGGCACGAGAAAAGACTAAAAGACAGCGATAAGACGTAAACCTAAGAACTGATGCATGCATCCTTCACAAAGTTTCAGGTCTGCACAAACTTCGAAAGGATCTATATTCGCTATTTGAATGAAACATGTGTGGAATAGAACGCACACAAGTTTAGACCAGGATTCCGTGTCGTTGCAGCTTTTCCCTAGTCTTCCAACCGAGGACAATGTATGGGATTGAGAGAATAGATTAATCTGTGAGTGCAACTGGAGACCCGTTACTGGACCAACTAAAAGCATCGGTTGCTTACGGACTTCTCTTTCTTCCAAGCTTTA
Protein-coding regions in this window:
- the LOC135675102 gene encoding nascent polypeptide-associated complex subunit alpha-like protein 1 encodes the protein MPGPVVHGEEEQLLSAQEKQEEEEEEQQLQEQQQGERKEDDAPIVEDVKEDDSDNEDADDDDDDGGGTEGDHGASGNDTTTKQSRSEKKSRKAMLKLGMKPVTGVSRVTIKRNKNILFVISKPDVFKSPNSDTYVIFGEAKIEDLSSQLQTQAAQQFRIPDLSNKMAKVDVSSSATTGGEVEEVDESGLEPRDIDLVMTQAGVSRAKAVKALKTNNGDIVSAIMELTA